The sequence TCACGCATCCCTGCCGCACTTATTTTGATAAACCTGGCCTTTTCCCTCAGCTCTTCCAGATTTCTGCATCCCACGTAACCCATTCCCGCTTTGAGCCCCCCGATAAGTTGATAAATATTATCGGAAAGAGTCCCCCGGTAAGGTACACGTCCGACAATACCTTCAGGAACCAGCTTTTGGTCTTCATCCTGTTCACTTTGATAATATCGGTCTTTGCTCCCCTTTTTCATGGCCTCAAGGGACCCCATGCCCCGGTACATCTTGTAACTTCGTCCCTGGAAAATGACGAGTTCACCCGGACTTTCCTCTGTTCCGGCAAAAAGGCCCCCGATCATTATGGCGTTGGCTCCTGCACCGATTGCCTTGGTAATATCACCGGAAAATTTGATCCCTCCGTCAGCGATAAGAGGCACACCGGTTTTTTTCGATATTGACTTGCAGTTCATTATGGCTGTCATCTGGGGAACGCCGATGCCCGCAATAATACGGGTGGTGCATATGGACCCGGGTCCGATCCCTATTTTCACTCCGTCTACTCCGGCATTAATAAGGTCCTCCGCCCCTTTTGCCGTACCGACATTGCCGGCGATCAGTTCAATATCTTTAAAATTACCTTTTAATATTTTTACCGCATTAATCACATTGGCTGTGTGTCCATGGGAAGTGTCTATCAGCAAAACATCGGCACCTCCCTTCAAAAGCGCATCGGCCCTCTCTTCCATGTCAGGTCCGACACCTATGGCCGCACCGGCCCTGAGTCTGCCCATGGTATCTTTACACGCATTGGGATATTTTTTTATCTTTTCAATATCCTTGATAGTGATCATACCCTTCAACGATCCCTTTTTATCAACCACAAGGAGCTTTTCAATTCTATGTTTATGCAAAAGCTTCTTCGATTCTTCCAGCCCGATCCCTTCTGAAACGGTAACCAGGTTTTCTCGGGTCATCACTTCAGACACCGGTTTGTCCAGATTCGTCTCGAATCTCAAGTCCCTGTTGGTCACAATACCCAGCAGTTTATCTCCCACGGTAACAGGTACTCCTGAAATACGATACTGCGCCATTAGCTTCAACACTTCCTTTACCGGCTGGTCAGGAG is a genomic window of Thermodesulfobacteriota bacterium containing:
- the guaB gene encoding IMP dehydrogenase, whose product is MTKIPPEEAYSFDDVLLIPNYSDVLPKDVDTRTRLTKNISLNIPLVSAAMDTVTEARSAISMAREGGMGFIHRNMSIESQVVEVGRVKKSESGMIIDPVTITPDQPVKEVLKLMAQYRISGVPVTVGDKLLGIVTNRDLRFETNLDKPVSEVMTRENLVTVSEGIGLEESKKLLHKHRIEKLLVVDKKGSLKGMITIKDIEKIKKYPNACKDTMGRLRAGAAIGVGPDMEERADALLKGGADVLLIDTSHGHTANVINAVKILKGNFKDIELIAGNVGTAKGAEDLINAGVDGVKIGIGPGSICTTRIIAGIGVPQMTAIMNCKSISKKTGVPLIADGGIKFSGDITKAIGAGANAIMIGGLFAGTEESPGELVIFQGRSYKMYRGMGSLEAMKKGSKDRYYQSEQDEDQKLVPEGIVGRVPYRGTLSDNIYQLIGGLKAGMGYVGCRNLEELREKARFIKISAAGMRESHVHDVIITKEAPNYRLD